In Longimicrobium terrae, the following proteins share a genomic window:
- a CDS encoding OmpP1/FadL family transporter — MRRSLAIASAAVAACVAVGTPLHAQGSSVDQQSACMSGRVSAGVALPCDDGSAVFFSPAAMAMSPSAVNVGLAVVRSSNTFRYDPGMIPASGETSFDRDPEIKLVPQAYLNYRLNDRTAVGIAALAPYGLGLKWDVCPADEPRCDGPNFEGRFTGYDNQFKGLYIQPTVAFQVVPDRFLVGAGVDYVMGSIEVNRRQFGPAALGLGNTEIADVNLAGDGTGWTYHVGAMLRLEPKTWLAARYLGQANIEMDGDADFTQVLTNNPLVDGAIGAQFPADQGVSTQIDFPAMLVVGVSHRPTSRLGLALDYQRTYWSSFDAFPVNFETSTPDTLTLGYSDANTLRFGAEYQATNELMVRAGFRWNEAASPRATPFLPEGERNYWSLGLGYKLSNALSFDASGQYIKQPDRAGAVIPEGPRAGIYEADGMVFNFTLAYRFGGMRQP, encoded by the coding sequence ATGAGACGAAGTCTGGCCATCGCCAGCGCCGCCGTCGCCGCGTGCGTGGCCGTCGGCACCCCCCTGCACGCGCAGGGCTCCAGCGTAGACCAGCAGAGCGCCTGCATGAGCGGCCGCGTGAGCGCCGGCGTGGCGCTGCCCTGCGACGACGGCTCGGCGGTGTTCTTCAGCCCGGCCGCCATGGCGATGTCCCCGTCCGCGGTGAACGTGGGCCTGGCGGTGGTGCGCAGCAGCAACACGTTCCGCTACGACCCCGGGATGATCCCCGCCAGCGGCGAAACGTCGTTTGACCGCGACCCGGAAATCAAGCTGGTTCCGCAGGCGTACCTCAACTACCGCCTGAACGACCGCACCGCCGTGGGCATCGCGGCGCTGGCGCCGTACGGCCTGGGCCTCAAGTGGGACGTGTGCCCGGCCGACGAGCCGCGCTGCGACGGCCCCAACTTCGAAGGCCGCTTCACCGGCTACGACAACCAGTTCAAGGGCCTGTACATCCAGCCCACCGTGGCCTTCCAGGTGGTGCCCGACCGCTTCCTGGTGGGCGCGGGCGTGGACTACGTGATGGGGAGCATCGAGGTGAACCGCCGCCAGTTCGGCCCGGCGGCGCTGGGCCTGGGCAACACCGAGATCGCGGACGTGAACCTGGCCGGCGACGGCACCGGGTGGACGTACCACGTGGGCGCCATGCTGCGCCTGGAGCCCAAGACCTGGCTGGCCGCCCGCTACCTGGGCCAGGCCAACATCGAGATGGACGGCGACGCCGACTTCACGCAGGTGCTGACCAACAATCCGCTGGTGGACGGCGCCATCGGCGCGCAGTTCCCGGCCGACCAGGGCGTGAGCACGCAGATCGACTTCCCGGCCATGCTGGTGGTGGGCGTCAGCCACCGCCCCACGTCGCGCCTGGGCCTGGCGCTGGACTACCAGCGCACCTACTGGAGCAGCTTCGACGCGTTCCCGGTGAACTTCGAAACGTCGACGCCCGACACCCTTACGCTGGGCTACAGCGACGCCAACACCCTGCGCTTCGGCGCCGAGTACCAGGCCACCAACGAGCTGATGGTGCGCGCCGGCTTCCGCTGGAACGAGGCCGCCTCGCCGCGCGCCACGCCGTTCCTGCCCGAGGGCGAGCGCAACTACTGGAGCCTGGGCCTGGGCTACAAGCTGAGCAACGCCCTGAGCTTTGACGCGTCCGGGCAGTACATCAAGCAGCCGGACCGTGCCGGCGCCGTGATCCCCGAGGGCCCGCGCGCCGGGATCTACGAGGCGGACGGCATGGTGTTCAACTTCACGCTTGCGTACCGCTTCGGCGGCATGCGGCAGCCCTGA
- a CDS encoding SGNH/GDSL hydrolase family protein: MKKRSRTALRAAALAGAVLLGACVGDADELLAPVEPATGGALFQRYVSMGNSITAGYQSGGVNDTIQLRAYPVLLANKANATFTSPLVRFPGCPRPFAAPLGATGRIGTADTCVRSNAPAVIQNVAVPGERLLDLLRFPVAGDVPRLHTLLLGERTQVRHMIDAHPTFVSVWIGNNDALEASVGGILGPLSAGADSALTPLSKFQSQLNTLVDSIVFANPQGAMLIGVVNAIRAAPVLQPGAYFFLAASQTGGSYQGRPVNANCSPITGAGTPNPLSANMVSFQIVTAAGFPEINCDPNAYPVGDPRRGAYLLDTSEQAIVTARVNAFNAAIKAAADARGWLYVDPNVLLEDYRGRKATNGRYTFVRKCQDLATATTQAALTAAVGLSCPVTGATGEPNFFGSLISFDGVHPSTSAHVILANSFAAAINAKYNISLPTT, translated from the coding sequence ATGAAGAAGAGATCGCGGACCGCGCTGCGCGCGGCGGCGCTCGCCGGCGCGGTGCTGCTGGGCGCGTGCGTGGGTGACGCGGACGAGCTGCTGGCCCCGGTGGAGCCGGCGACCGGCGGCGCCCTGTTCCAGCGCTACGTGTCGATGGGCAACTCCATCACCGCCGGCTACCAGTCCGGCGGCGTGAACGACACGATTCAGCTCCGGGCCTACCCGGTGCTGCTGGCCAACAAGGCGAACGCGACGTTCACCTCGCCGCTGGTGCGCTTTCCCGGCTGCCCGCGCCCGTTCGCGGCGCCGCTGGGCGCCACCGGCCGCATTGGCACGGCCGACACGTGCGTGCGCTCCAACGCGCCCGCGGTGATTCAGAACGTGGCGGTTCCGGGCGAGCGCCTGCTTGACCTGCTGCGCTTTCCGGTGGCCGGCGACGTGCCCCGCCTGCACACGCTGCTGCTGGGCGAGCGCACGCAGGTTCGCCACATGATCGACGCGCACCCCACCTTCGTGTCGGTGTGGATCGGCAACAACGACGCGCTGGAAGCCAGCGTGGGCGGCATTCTGGGCCCGCTGTCGGCGGGCGCGGACAGCGCGCTGACGCCGCTTTCCAAGTTCCAGTCGCAGCTGAACACGCTGGTGGACTCCATCGTCTTCGCCAACCCGCAGGGCGCCATGCTCATCGGCGTGGTGAACGCGATCCGCGCGGCGCCGGTGCTGCAGCCGGGCGCGTACTTCTTTTTGGCCGCCAGCCAGACGGGCGGTTCGTACCAGGGCCGCCCGGTGAACGCCAACTGCTCGCCCATCACGGGCGCGGGAACGCCGAACCCGCTGTCGGCCAACATGGTGTCGTTCCAGATCGTGACGGCCGCCGGGTTCCCGGAAATCAACTGCGATCCCAACGCGTACCCGGTGGGCGACCCCCGCCGCGGCGCGTACCTGCTGGACACCAGCGAGCAGGCGATCGTCACGGCCCGCGTGAACGCGTTCAACGCGGCCATCAAGGCGGCGGCGGATGCGCGCGGCTGGCTGTACGTGGACCCCAACGTGCTGCTGGAAGACTACCGCGGGCGCAAGGCCACCAACGGCCGCTACACGTTCGTGCGCAAGTGCCAGGACCTGGCGACAGCCACCACGCAGGCGGCGCTGACCGCGGCGGTGGGCCTTTCGTGCCCGGTGACGGGCGCCACGGGCGAGCCCAACTTCTTTGGCTCGCTGATCTCGTTCGACGGCGTGCACCCGTCCACCTCGGCGCACGTGATCCTCGCCAACAGCTTTGCGGCGGCGATCAACGCCAAGTACAACATCTCGCTGCCCACGACCTGA
- a CDS encoding GNAT family N-acetyltransferase, with the protein MTPADNAIRLRPATPEDADAVAALLGELGYPTTPEQARVRMARIRDDADYHTVLAESDGEVLGLIGLQRGWGYEHDRPFVRVLALVVAGRARRRGVGACLIAAADDFARLHDAHDMHLTTALHREEAHRFYEGLGFNRSGWRYTRPVG; encoded by the coding sequence ATGACACCGGCCGACAATGCCATCCGCCTTCGCCCCGCCACGCCGGAAGACGCGGACGCGGTCGCCGCCCTGCTGGGCGAACTGGGCTATCCCACCACGCCGGAGCAGGCCCGGGTGCGTATGGCGCGCATCCGGGACGACGCGGACTATCACACGGTGCTGGCGGAATCGGATGGGGAAGTGCTGGGACTGATCGGATTGCAGCGCGGCTGGGGATACGAGCACGACCGGCCGTTCGTGCGCGTGCTGGCGCTCGTGGTCGCCGGCCGCGCACGCAGGCGGGGCGTGGGTGCGTGCCTGATCGCCGCCGCGGACGACTTCGCCCGCCTGCACGACGCGCACGACATGCACCTGACCACCGCGCTGCACCGCGAGGAGGCGCACCGCTTCTACGAAGGGCTGGGCTTCAATCGCAGCGGCTGGCGCTACACGCGTCCCGTCGGCTGA
- a CDS encoding SPFH domain-containing protein: protein MGLWDFVKSELIDIVEWLDSTGGTMVYRFERHDNEIKNGAQLIVRPGQTAVFVDQGQIADVFAPGRYELKTENLPLLSTLQGWKYGFNSPFKAEVYFVNTKVFTDLKWGTKNPIMLRDPEFGPVRLRAFGTYAIRVSEPGKFIAQIVGTSGVFTVDGISDQIRNFIVSRFTEALGEGKIPALDLAANYSELGQAVRTVIAPEVADYGLEVTTFLVENISLPEEVEKALDKRTSMGVIGNLGAYTQFQAANAIEAAAKNPGGGAGEGMGLGMGFAMAQQMANAMGGAGAPSAPAGGPPPLPGAAQFYIAMDGKQAGPFGPDVLRGHASAGQLTRETLVWKQGMDTWKPAGEVADLQPIFGAAPPPLPPV from the coding sequence ATGGGCCTCTGGGATTTCGTAAAGTCCGAACTGATCGACATCGTCGAGTGGCTGGACAGCACCGGCGGAACCATGGTGTACCGCTTTGAGCGGCACGACAACGAGATCAAGAACGGCGCGCAGCTCATCGTGCGGCCGGGGCAGACGGCGGTGTTCGTGGACCAGGGCCAGATCGCGGACGTCTTCGCGCCCGGCCGGTACGAACTCAAGACCGAGAACCTGCCGCTGCTTTCCACGCTGCAGGGGTGGAAGTACGGCTTCAACTCGCCCTTCAAGGCCGAGGTCTACTTCGTGAACACCAAGGTGTTCACCGACCTCAAGTGGGGCACCAAGAACCCCATCATGCTGCGCGATCCGGAGTTCGGGCCGGTGCGGCTGCGGGCGTTCGGCACCTACGCCATCCGCGTGAGCGAGCCGGGCAAGTTCATTGCGCAGATCGTGGGCACCAGCGGCGTGTTCACGGTGGACGGGATCTCCGACCAGATCCGCAACTTCATCGTTTCGCGCTTTACCGAGGCGCTGGGCGAGGGCAAGATCCCCGCGCTGGACCTGGCCGCCAACTACTCGGAGCTGGGGCAGGCCGTCCGCACGGTGATTGCGCCTGAGGTGGCGGATTACGGGCTGGAGGTGACCACCTTCCTGGTGGAGAACATCTCCCTGCCGGAAGAGGTGGAAAAGGCGCTCGACAAGCGCACCAGCATGGGCGTGATCGGCAACCTGGGCGCGTACACGCAGTTCCAGGCCGCCAACGCCATCGAGGCCGCCGCCAAGAACCCCGGCGGCGGGGCAGGCGAGGGAATGGGGCTGGGGATGGGCTTTGCCATGGCGCAGCAGATGGCCAACGCCATGGGCGGCGCGGGCGCGCCGTCCGCTCCGGCGGGCGGACCGCCGCCGCTTCCCGGCGCCGCGCAGTTCTACATCGCGATGGATGGCAAGCAGGCGGGCCCGTTCGGTCCGGACGTCCTCCGCGGCCATGCCTCCGCGGGGCAACTGACGCGCGAAACGCTGGTGTGGAAGCAGGGGATGGATACGTGGAAGCCGGCCGGCGAGGTCGCCGACCTGCAGCCCATCTTTGGCGCCGCGCCGCCGCCGCTTCCCCCGGTCTGA
- a CDS encoding DUF72 domain-containing protein, with protein sequence MIRYGPAGFQYKDWEGIVYPADRPRKFDPLAYLAGYFDTIEINSTFYGPAKATTVQSWMRRVEHNPRFSFAAKLYQRFTHQRARAWTPDEVDEVRAGFDPMLEGGRLGAVLLQFPWSFRRTDENREWLNDVTRTFGHYPLVLEVRHATWNVPGFFDALVERGIGFVNIDQPLFHDSIKPSAHVTSPVGYVRVHGRNYKDWFREKAGRDERYDYLYPPEELTPWAERTAEIAAEAPTEDVFVVTNNHFRGKAVTNALMLQSMVEKREVPGPPSLFAEYGNELAGYAVPAPPAETPPEA encoded by the coding sequence ATGATCCGGTACGGTCCGGCGGGGTTTCAGTACAAGGATTGGGAGGGGATCGTCTACCCGGCGGACCGCCCCAGGAAGTTTGATCCGCTCGCCTATCTGGCCGGGTACTTCGATACGATCGAGATCAACTCCACGTTCTACGGGCCGGCCAAGGCCACCACCGTCCAGAGCTGGATGCGGCGCGTGGAGCACAACCCGCGGTTCAGCTTCGCGGCCAAGCTATACCAGCGCTTTACCCACCAGCGCGCCAGGGCGTGGACGCCGGACGAAGTGGATGAGGTTCGCGCCGGGTTCGATCCCATGCTGGAGGGCGGGCGGCTGGGCGCGGTTCTGCTGCAGTTTCCCTGGTCGTTCCGCCGCACGGACGAGAACCGCGAGTGGCTGAACGATGTGACGCGCACGTTCGGGCACTACCCGCTGGTGCTGGAGGTGCGCCACGCGACGTGGAACGTCCCCGGCTTCTTTGACGCGCTGGTAGAGCGCGGCATCGGGTTCGTGAACATCGACCAGCCGCTCTTTCACGACAGCATCAAGCCCAGCGCGCACGTCACCTCTCCCGTGGGCTACGTGCGCGTCCATGGCCGCAACTACAAGGACTGGTTTCGCGAAAAGGCCGGGCGCGACGAGCGGTACGACTATCTTTATCCGCCGGAGGAGCTGACGCCCTGGGCCGAGCGCACGGCGGAGATCGCGGCCGAAGCGCCCACCGAAGACGTGTTCGTGGTCACCAACAACCACTTCCGCGGCAAGGCGGTCACCAACGCGCTGATGCTGCAGTCGATGGTTGAAAAGCGCGAAGTCCCCGGGCCCCCATCGCTGTTCGCGGAATACGGCAATGAGTTGGCCGGGTACGCCGTTCCCGCCCCGCCCGCGGAGACACCGCCGGAAGCGTAG
- a CDS encoding helix-turn-helix domain-containing protein, giving the protein MKIGARPLLVLHSNEAFRERVRKVAGREYTFQAVPDWPSLEEAVRDSPPSALVVVNPYEDVNGGTGPSPRLKSLLVEFPSTAVFAAMEIRPQRLDDLRTLGKWGVVQVISIAHDDTPQAMVQRFRAAQGRPLKALLENILPPDTPGRARAIVDAAAEVVAVGGHGRDLARQLRLSRRTLLRWCERAELPPPRKLLAWMRILLAAELLDDPGRTVLSVAHACGYSSDSGLRRVTQKFVGSSPTELRRRGAFARSSKVFVEVLAKYREPAANPA; this is encoded by the coding sequence ATGAAGATCGGCGCACGTCCCCTCCTGGTGCTGCACAGCAACGAGGCCTTTCGCGAACGGGTCCGCAAGGTGGCGGGCCGGGAGTACACCTTTCAGGCGGTGCCGGACTGGCCCTCGCTTGAAGAAGCCGTGCGCGATTCTCCTCCGTCGGCGCTGGTGGTGGTGAATCCGTACGAGGACGTCAACGGCGGCACCGGGCCGTCGCCCCGGCTGAAGTCGCTGCTGGTGGAGTTTCCCTCCACGGCGGTGTTCGCGGCCATGGAAATCCGCCCGCAGAGGCTGGACGACCTGCGCACGCTGGGCAAGTGGGGCGTGGTGCAGGTCATCTCCATTGCCCACGACGACACGCCGCAGGCCATGGTACAGCGCTTTCGCGCGGCGCAGGGGCGGCCGCTCAAGGCGCTGCTGGAGAACATCCTTCCGCCGGACACCCCGGGGCGCGCCCGCGCCATCGTGGACGCGGCGGCCGAGGTGGTGGCGGTGGGCGGACACGGGCGCGACTTGGCCCGCCAGCTTCGGCTGTCGCGCCGCACGCTGCTGCGCTGGTGCGAGCGCGCGGAGCTTCCGCCGCCGCGCAAGCTGCTGGCGTGGATGCGCATTCTGCTGGCCGCCGAGCTGCTGGACGACCCGGGCCGCACGGTGCTTTCCGTGGCGCACGCCTGCGGCTACTCGTCGGACAGCGGCCTGCGGCGCGTGACGCAGAAGTTCGTGGGCAGCAGCCCCACCGAGCTGCGCCGCCGCGGCGCGTTTGCCCGCTCGTCCAAGGTGTTCGTGGAGGTGCTGGCCAAGTACCGCGAGCCGGCCGCCAACCCGGCCTGA
- a CDS encoding tetratricopeptide repeat protein — MRPRRLTPPVRRTTRRWRTPPALLHGSEAFEGAEILEEAPAPLGVLLFHLIRDVYLWGQTPPDERDGLFAGGADEAHAELMRTVAPEPALESALLPLLRLTGAPGDTRPEVIALACRNASQWADARGWTATAIAFAQGVAVVLPGDAGASYAVGRLARRRAEHARAETWFRRAVSLARQSGDWTAYTQAFSGLGNLYLIRGNLPAARRFHLRSLRAARRHSLRDMHASALHDLFVIAAQSQQPEDAERMARAAFALYGAGHRRLPYLAGDVACFWMDNGRFEQAQAVFHALAGHMDAPDDREVALSNLARAAAGSGDRRAFEQAWTQAWRSMDGREASEHEGSIALELARGAAMLGDSERAEAAASRALRVATDRGESRTRLAAEAVLDQARRQRAVRTAEAAAPRAPEPPEEFALDLARALAPAGPR; from the coding sequence ATGCGCCCCAGGCGCCTTACCCCTCCCGTTCGGAGAACCACCCGCCGCTGGCGCACGCCGCCCGCGCTGCTGCACGGCAGCGAGGCGTTTGAGGGAGCCGAGATCCTGGAGGAGGCTCCCGCGCCTCTGGGCGTTCTGCTTTTTCACCTGATCCGCGACGTGTACCTGTGGGGGCAGACCCCGCCGGACGAGCGCGACGGCCTGTTCGCCGGCGGCGCCGACGAGGCGCACGCGGAACTGATGCGCACGGTGGCTCCGGAGCCGGCGCTGGAATCCGCCCTGCTCCCGCTGCTGCGGCTTACCGGCGCGCCGGGCGACACGCGCCCGGAGGTGATCGCTCTGGCCTGCCGCAACGCCTCGCAGTGGGCGGACGCGCGCGGGTGGACGGCCACCGCAATCGCCTTTGCGCAGGGCGTGGCCGTGGTGCTGCCGGGCGACGCGGGCGCGTCGTACGCCGTGGGCCGGCTGGCCCGCCGCCGCGCGGAGCACGCCCGGGCGGAAACGTGGTTTCGGCGCGCGGTTTCGCTGGCGCGGCAGAGCGGTGACTGGACGGCGTACACGCAGGCGTTTTCGGGGTTGGGCAACCTGTACCTGATCCGCGGCAACCTTCCCGCGGCGCGCCGCTTTCACCTGCGCTCGCTTCGGGCCGCCCGGCGCCACAGCCTGCGCGACATGCACGCGAGCGCGCTGCACGACCTGTTCGTGATCGCCGCGCAGTCGCAGCAGCCGGAAGACGCGGAGCGCATGGCGCGCGCGGCGTTCGCGCTGTACGGCGCGGGGCACCGCCGGCTGCCGTACCTGGCCGGCGACGTCGCCTGCTTCTGGATGGACAACGGCCGCTTTGAGCAGGCGCAGGCCGTGTTTCACGCGCTGGCGGGGCACATGGATGCCCCGGACGACCGCGAAGTCGCGCTTTCCAACCTGGCCCGCGCCGCCGCCGGCTCCGGCGACCGCCGCGCGTTCGAGCAGGCGTGGACGCAGGCGTGGCGCTCCATGGACGGACGCGAAGCCTCGGAGCACGAGGGGAGCATCGCGCTGGAACTGGCCCGCGGCGCCGCCATGCTGGGTGACTCGGAACGCGCGGAAGCCGCCGCCTCGCGCGCGCTGCGCGTGGCCACGGACCGCGGCGAGTCGCGCACGCGGCTGGCCGCCGAGGCGGTGCTGGACCAGGCCCGCCGCCAGCGCGCCGTACGCACCGCCGAGGCGGCCGCCCCGCGCGCGCCCGAGCCGCCGGAAGAGTTCGCGCTGGACCTTGCGCGCGCCCTGGCCCCCGCCGGCCCGCGATGA
- a CDS encoding MFS transporter, translating to MPATAADTFAPVDRRTLFGVIGASSVGTMIEWYDFYIFGSLASLVATHFFPQGNTTLALLQTLATFAAGFAARPFGALVFGRVGDVVGRKYAFLVTLVIMGGATFVIGILPGYQTIGVFAPLTLLALRLLQGLALGGEYGGAATYVAEHVPNNRRGFYTAFIQTTATLGLFVSLIVILLVRNAMPKDDWEQWGWRIPFLLSAVLVIVSLVIRMRLHESPLFVKMKAEGKTSTSPVAESLGNSTRWQTMLTILWGAAAGQAVVWYTGQFYALTWLETVGKVDFVATRTIVAVALALATPFFLVFGALSDRIGRKKVMMAGNLAAAILIIPIFKVMWGFTPAGGTYSPVALTACVFSLVLLVTAVYGPIAAFLVECFPARVRYTSVSLPYHVGNGYFGGFLPVIATAMAAYAASRPGSFPVDPQFAGLLYPVAIAAITFVVGMFLLRETSKLDIHNEEHAGVDTRRQPAVLIGLTVLTAVALLLADQYLLPTFTPAGEPPYVQYVFRALVVIVIAAALVPRMLRGRGTPARS from the coding sequence ATGCCCGCGACCGCAGCCGACACCTTTGCCCCCGTGGACCGCCGCACCCTCTTCGGAGTGATCGGCGCGTCGTCGGTGGGCACCATGATCGAGTGGTACGACTTCTACATCTTCGGCAGCCTGGCGTCGCTGGTGGCCACGCACTTCTTTCCCCAGGGCAACACCACCCTGGCGCTGCTGCAGACGCTGGCCACGTTCGCCGCCGGCTTCGCGGCCCGGCCCTTCGGCGCGCTGGTGTTCGGCCGGGTGGGAGACGTCGTCGGGCGAAAGTACGCGTTCCTGGTCACGCTGGTCATCATGGGCGGGGCCACGTTCGTCATCGGCATTCTGCCGGGATACCAGACGATCGGCGTGTTCGCCCCGCTGACGCTGCTCGCCCTGCGCCTGCTTCAGGGACTCGCACTCGGGGGAGAATACGGCGGCGCGGCGACGTACGTGGCGGAGCACGTGCCCAACAACCGGCGCGGCTTCTACACCGCGTTCATCCAGACCACGGCCACGCTGGGGCTGTTCGTTTCGCTCATCGTCATCCTTCTGGTGCGCAACGCCATGCCCAAGGACGACTGGGAGCAGTGGGGATGGCGCATTCCCTTTCTTCTCTCCGCCGTGCTGGTGATCGTCTCGCTGGTGATCCGCATGCGGCTGCACGAGAGCCCGCTGTTCGTAAAGATGAAGGCGGAGGGCAAGACCTCCACCTCGCCCGTGGCGGAAAGCCTGGGGAACAGCACGCGCTGGCAGACCATGCTCACCATCCTCTGGGGCGCGGCCGCGGGGCAGGCGGTGGTGTGGTACACGGGGCAGTTCTACGCGCTGACGTGGCTGGAAACGGTGGGCAAGGTGGATTTCGTCGCCACGCGCACCATCGTGGCGGTCGCGCTGGCGCTGGCGACCCCGTTCTTTCTGGTCTTCGGCGCGCTGTCTGACCGCATCGGCCGCAAGAAGGTGATGATGGCGGGAAACCTGGCCGCCGCCATCCTCATCATCCCCATCTTCAAGGTGATGTGGGGATTCACGCCGGCGGGAGGGACGTACAGCCCGGTGGCGCTCACGGCATGCGTGTTCAGCCTCGTCCTGCTGGTGACCGCGGTGTACGGACCGATCGCCGCGTTCCTGGTGGAGTGCTTTCCCGCCCGCGTGCGCTACACCAGCGTCTCGCTCCCCTACCACGTGGGCAACGGCTACTTCGGCGGATTCCTGCCGGTGATCGCCACGGCGATGGCCGCGTATGCCGCCTCGCGCCCGGGGAGCTTTCCGGTGGACCCGCAGTTCGCGGGGCTGCTGTACCCCGTGGCCATCGCCGCCATCACCTTCGTGGTGGGGATGTTTCTGCTGCGCGAGACGTCCAAGCTGGACATCCACAACGAGGAGCACGCGGGGGTGGATACGCGCCGCCAGCCCGCGGTGCTCATCGGGCTGACGGTGCTGACCGCGGTGGCGCTGCTGCTGGCGGATCAGTACCTGCTGCCGACGTTCACCCCCGCGGGCGAGCCGCCGTACGTGCAGTACGTGTTTCGCGCGCTGGTGGTGATTGTGATCGCCGCGGCGCTGGTCCCGCGCATGCTGCGCGGCCGCGGCACCCCCGCCCGTTCATGA
- the acs gene encoding acetate--CoA ligase, translating into MSENTFDSLLQEDRTFAPPAEFAARALVSDPDVYARAEADPEAYWAGWARELHWSKPWDQVLEWNPPQARWFLGGKLNAAYNCLDRHLDGPRRTKTALLWEGEPGDRRAFTYEELHAEVSRAASALRSLGIGKGDRVAIYLPMIPEAAIAMLACARIGAAHSVVFGGFSAESLRDRINDADARLLITADGGYRRGGIVPLKRAADEALTEEGGCPSIEKVLVIQRHVDGAPVGGAVMTEGRDLWWHEVVDAASADCPAEEMDSEDLLYILYTSGTTGKPKGIMHTTGGYLTQAYATTKWVFDLKEDDVYWCTADVGWVTGHSYLVYGPLANGATVLMYEGAPDAPDRGRFWKLIQDYRVTILYTAPTAIRAFMKWGAEWLRKYDLSSLRLLGSVGEPINPEAWMWYHEHVGGGRCPIVDTWWQTETGAIMITPLPGVTETVPGSATTPFPGIRADILSLHGEHIPAGGGFLAIRRPWPSMLRGIWGDPVRFQETYWSKWQGETVGSGDDTQPGEGVYFPGDGAKRDERGYFWVIGRIDDVLNVAGHRIGTMEVESALVDHPAVAEAAVVGKAHELKGQAVAAFVTLKEGLEPTEELKREISDHVVRKIGAIARPDTILYTADLPKTRSGKIMRRLLKDIAEGRTLGDTTTLADPSVVAQLKDDYEAKGEA; encoded by the coding sequence ATGTCCGAGAATACTTTCGACAGCCTGCTGCAGGAAGACCGCACCTTTGCGCCGCCGGCGGAGTTCGCCGCGCGCGCGCTCGTCAGCGACCCTGATGTGTACGCACGCGCCGAGGCGGACCCGGAAGCGTACTGGGCCGGATGGGCGCGCGAACTCCACTGGTCGAAGCCGTGGGACCAGGTGCTGGAGTGGAATCCGCCCCAGGCCAGGTGGTTCCTGGGTGGAAAGCTGAATGCGGCGTACAATTGCCTGGACCGCCACCTGGACGGCCCGCGGCGCACCAAGACCGCGCTGCTGTGGGAGGGCGAGCCCGGCGACCGCCGCGCGTTCACGTATGAGGAACTGCACGCGGAGGTGTCGCGGGCGGCCAGCGCGCTGCGGTCGCTGGGCATCGGCAAGGGCGACCGTGTCGCCATCTATCTGCCCATGATCCCCGAAGCCGCCATCGCCATGCTGGCGTGCGCGCGCATCGGGGCGGCGCACTCCGTCGTCTTCGGCGGGTTTTCCGCCGAGTCGCTGCGGGACCGCATCAACGACGCGGACGCACGGCTGCTGATCACGGCGGATGGCGGATACCGGCGGGGCGGCATCGTTCCGCTGAAGCGCGCGGCGGACGAGGCGCTGACGGAGGAGGGCGGCTGTCCGTCCATCGAAAAGGTGCTCGTCATCCAGCGCCACGTGGACGGTGCGCCCGTGGGCGGCGCGGTGATGACGGAGGGTCGCGACCTGTGGTGGCACGAGGTGGTGGATGCCGCGTCCGCCGACTGCCCGGCGGAGGAGATGGACAGCGAGGACCTGCTGTACATCCTTTACACGTCAGGGACGACGGGCAAGCCCAAGGGGATCATGCACACCACGGGCGGCTACCTGACGCAGGCGTACGCCACCACCAAGTGGGTGTTCGACCTCAAGGAGGACGACGTGTACTGGTGCACGGCGGACGTGGGCTGGGTCACGGGGCACTCGTACCTGGTCTACGGCCCGCTGGCCAACGGCGCCACCGTGCTGATGTACGAGGGCGCGCCGGACGCGCCGGACCGTGGCCGCTTCTGGAAGCTGATTCAGGACTACCGGGTCACCATCCTGTACACCGCGCCCACGGCGATCCGCGCGTTCATGAAGTGGGGCGCGGAGTGGCTGCGCAAGTACGATCTGTCGTCGCTGCGGCTGCTGGGGAGCGTGGGCGAGCCCATCAACCCCGAGGCGTGGATGTGGTACCACGAGCACGTGGGCGGCGGGCGCTGCCCCATCGTGGACACGTGGTGGCAGACGGAAACGGGCGCCATCATGATCACGCCGCTTCCCGGGGTGACGGAAACGGTGCCCGGCTCGGCCACCACGCCCTTTCCCGGCATCCGCGCGGACATCCTGTCGCTGCACGGCGAGCACATTCCCGCGGGCGGCGGCTTTCTGGCCATCCGCCGGCCCTGGCCCAGCATGCTGCGCGGCATCTGGGGCGACCCGGTGCGCTTTCAGGAAACGTACTGGAGCAAGTGGCAGGGCGAGACCGTGGGATCGGGGGATGATACGCAGCCGGGCGAGGGCGTCTATTTTCCGGGCGATGGCGCCAAGCGGGATGAGCGCGGCTACTTCTGGGTGATCGGGCGCATCGACGACGTGCTGAACGTGGCGGGGCACCGCATCGGCACGATGGAGGTGGAGAGCGCGCTGGTGGACCACCCCGCCGTGGCGGAGGCCGCCGTCGTGGGCAAGGCGCACGAGCTGAAGGGGCAGGCCGTGGCCGCGTTCGTGACGCTCAAGGAGGGGCTGGAGCCCACGGAAGAGCTGAAGCGCGAGATCAGCGACCACGTGGTGCGCAAGATCGGCGCGATCGCGCGGCCGGACACCATCCTGTACACGGCGGACCTGCCCAAGACGCGCAGCGGCAAGATCATGCGGCGCCTGCTCAAGGACATTGCCGAGGGCCGCACCCTGGGCGACACCACCACCCTGGCCGACCCGTCCGTGGTCGCGCAGCTCAAGGACGACTACGAGGCCAAGGGCGAGGCGTAG